From Bacteroidota bacterium:
AAACAGAATGTAGCATTGGTATTATCAAGCGGGGGCTCAAGAGGTCTTGCCCATATCGGGGTTATCTCAGAACTGGAAAAACACGGGTTTACCATTACATCCGTTTCAGGCTCTTCCATAGGAGCGGTTATGGGAGGGCTTTACGCCATGGGAAAAATACAGGAATATACCAAGTGGGTAAGCTCCTTTAACAAAAGGGATATCTGGGGCTTTATGGATTTTACAATTGCCTCTAATGGTTTATTAAAGGGTGAGCGGGTTTTTGATAAAATGAAGACATTTATCCCCGATATGAATATTGAAGATATGCCCATCCCCTTTGCTGCCGTTGCTACTGATATACTCCACGAAAAAGAAGTAGTTTTTACCAAAGGAAGTTTTTATGAGGCTGCCCGTGCATCCGTTGCAATCCCGGCAGTTTTTACGCCGGTAAAATACACTGATACCATTCTTGTTGATGGTGGCGTTCTGAATCCAATTCCTGTTGAATACGTGTCTCGTAAGAATGGAGATTTGCTGATAGTAGTGAATTTGTACGGTGACAAAAAAACTGATATTCCGAAAGAATCAAATAATAACAATGGATTCTTAAACAGGTTGATGAACACCATATCGACCTTAATTATAACCGGTGACAAGCACAGTGCAGGGTACTACTCACTTCTAAGCGGTACTACATCGGCAATGATACATAGGATTGCAAAAATGAGCATCGAGAAACATAAACCCGATATGATAATTAATATACCATACGATTCGGCAAATACCTTTGATTTTTACAGGACAAAAGAATTGATAGAGTTGGGGAAAAATGCAGCAAAAGAGGCAATAAATTATTATTATAAAAACCTATAAGGGAATGGATTTATCAAAAG
This genomic window contains:
- a CDS encoding patatin-like phospholipase family protein → KQNVALVLSSGGSRGLAHIGVISELEKHGFTITSVSGSSIGAVMGGLYAMGKIQEYTKWVSSFNKRDIWGFMDFTIASNGLLKGERVFDKMKTFIPDMNIEDMPIPFAAVATDILHEKEVVFTKGSFYEAARASVAIPAVFTPVKYTDTILVDGGVLNPIPVEYVSRKNGDLLIVVNLYGDKKTDIPKESNNNNGFLNRLMNTISTLIITGDKHSAGYYSLLSGTTSAMIHRIAKMSIEKHKPDMIINIPYDSANTFDFYRTKELIELGKNAAKEAINYYYKNL